The following are encoded in a window of Salmo trutta chromosome 27, fSalTru1.1, whole genome shotgun sequence genomic DNA:
- the LOC115164122 gene encoding heat shock protein beta-8-like isoform X3, translating into MAEGDFYTLGSRQRVPRDPFRESPSLASRFMDDDFGMSPFPEDLSMDWPGWARPNRLSTRLSAPFTGTLHTGFQPTRASTGQTPVYCTRYSESPRSSPTQAPGEPWKVCVNVHSFNPEELNVKTKDGFVEVSGKHEEKQKEGGIVTKNFTKKIQRTKTQQDSNRRGPSDGLRLLVARGCVDHRGTAEPSLLPLQ; encoded by the exons ATGGCAGAAGGAGACTTCTACACTCTTGGAAGTAGGCAGAGGGTCCCACGAGATCCGTTCAGAGAGAGTCCGTCTCTCGCCTCCCGATTTATGGACGATGACTTTGGGATGTCCCCTTTCCCCGAAGACTTGTCAATGGACTGGCCCGGCTGGGCTCGGCCTAACCGGCTCAGCACGCGGCTTTCCGCACCGTTTACTGGCACTCTGCACACTGGGTTTCAGCCAACGCGCGCATCGACTGGGCAGACGCCGGTGTATTGCACGAGATACAGCGAGTCCCCCCGCAGCTCTCCGACCCAGGcaccgggagagccctggaaAGTGTGTGTGAACGTCCACAGCTTTAACCCAGAGGAACTTAATGTCAAAACCAAAGATGGGTTTGTAGAAGTGTCAG GGAAACATGAAGAGAAGCAAAAGGAAGGAGGTATAGTGACAAAGAATTTCACAAAGAAGATACA gaggaccaaaacgcagcag gaTTCCAACCGACGTGGACCCTCTGACGGTCTTCGCCTCCTTGTCGCCAGAGGGTGTGTTGATCATCGAGGCACGGCAGAGCCCTCCCTACTACCTCTTCAGTAA
- the LOC115164122 gene encoding heat shock protein beta-8-like isoform X2 — translation MAEGDFYTLGSRQRVPRDPFRESPSLASRFMDDDFGMSPFPEDLSMDWPGWARPNRLSTRLSAPFTGTLHTGFQPTRASTGQTPVYCTRYSESPRSSPTQAPGEPWKVCVNVHSFNPEELNVKTKDGFVEVSGKHEEKQKEGGIVTKNFTKKIQRTKTQQPCFTASPPKKAYWTVLGSHTESMGEIKSNVARGFQPTWTL, via the exons ATGGCAGAAGGAGACTTCTACACTCTTGGAAGTAGGCAGAGGGTCCCACGAGATCCGTTCAGAGAGAGTCCGTCTCTCGCCTCCCGATTTATGGACGATGACTTTGGGATGTCCCCTTTCCCCGAAGACTTGTCAATGGACTGGCCCGGCTGGGCTCGGCCTAACCGGCTCAGCACGCGGCTTTCCGCACCGTTTACTGGCACTCTGCACACTGGGTTTCAGCCAACGCGCGCATCGACTGGGCAGACGCCGGTGTATTGCACGAGATACAGCGAGTCCCCCCGCAGCTCTCCGACCCAGGcaccgggagagccctggaaAGTGTGTGTGAACGTCCACAGCTTTAACCCAGAGGAACTTAATGTCAAAACCAAAGATGGGTTTGTAGAAGTGTCAG GGAAACATGAAGAGAAGCAAAAGGAAGGAGGTATAGTGACAAAGAATTTCACAAAGAAGATACA gaggaccaaaacgcagcag CCCTGTTTCACTGCCTCTCCCCCCAAAAAAGCATATTGGACAGTTTTGGGCAGCCATACAGAATCAATGGGAGAGATAAAAAGCAATGTAGCCAGAG gaTTCCAACCGACGTGGACCCTCTGA
- the LOC115164122 gene encoding heat shock protein beta-8-like isoform X1, with protein sequence MAEGDFYTLGSRQRVPRDPFRESPSLASRFMDDDFGMSPFPEDLSMDWPGWARPNRLSTRLSAPFTGTLHTGFQPTRASTGQTPVYCTRYSESPRSSPTQAPGEPWKVCVNVHSFNPEELNVKTKDGFVEVSGKHEEKQKEGGIVTKNFTKKIQIPTDVDPLTVFASLSPEGVLIIEARQSPPYYLFSNEGPQGEMEEASQSQEATMV encoded by the exons ATGGCAGAAGGAGACTTCTACACTCTTGGAAGTAGGCAGAGGGTCCCACGAGATCCGTTCAGAGAGAGTCCGTCTCTCGCCTCCCGATTTATGGACGATGACTTTGGGATGTCCCCTTTCCCCGAAGACTTGTCAATGGACTGGCCCGGCTGGGCTCGGCCTAACCGGCTCAGCACGCGGCTTTCCGCACCGTTTACTGGCACTCTGCACACTGGGTTTCAGCCAACGCGCGCATCGACTGGGCAGACGCCGGTGTATTGCACGAGATACAGCGAGTCCCCCCGCAGCTCTCCGACCCAGGcaccgggagagccctggaaAGTGTGTGTGAACGTCCACAGCTTTAACCCAGAGGAACTTAATGTCAAAACCAAAGATGGGTTTGTAGAAGTGTCAG GGAAACATGAAGAGAAGCAAAAGGAAGGAGGTATAGTGACAAAGAATTTCACAAAGAAGATACA gaTTCCAACCGACGTGGACCCTCTGACGGTCTTCGCCTCCTTGTCGCCAGAGGGTGTGTTGATCATCGAGGCACGGCAGAGCCCTCCCTACTACCTCTTCAGTAATGAAGGTCCtcagggagagatggaagaggccagccagagccaggaggCCACCATGGTCTAG